In one Cystobacter fuscus DSM 2262 genomic region, the following are encoded:
- a CDS encoding transglycosylase domain-containing protein, translated as MSPRGHGRFFRWALAVLLLPPVLLLGSVEAVYRYGLARVGELPRPPPPRTGLAYQVLWLAEEGGPPRLEPLWPWRLVSHVPGVQWVRRAQRSAGEFLASMTAGRWLASRPRSERERPLHRTFQTLVLTVWISRHWSAEELLTAYAESARFGQGLIGLDAAARRYFGQEPERLALHEVALLAGLPQSPSRYDPLRRPEAALRRRDFVLSRLLSAGLISEAQREEARMQPLPVPAK; from the coding sequence ATGTCTCCCCGCGGCCACGGTCGTTTCTTCCGATGGGCCCTCGCTGTCCTGCTCCTTCCTCCCGTGCTGTTGCTCGGGAGCGTGGAGGCCGTGTACCGCTACGGACTCGCCCGTGTGGGCGAACTGCCTCGGCCACCTCCACCCCGGACGGGTCTCGCCTACCAGGTGCTCTGGCTCGCCGAGGAGGGTGGGCCCCCTCGACTCGAGCCCCTCTGGCCCTGGCGGCTCGTGAGCCATGTCCCCGGAGTCCAATGGGTCCGAAGGGCACAACGCTCCGCCGGAGAGTTCCTCGCCTCGATGACAGCGGGCCGGTGGCTGGCTTCCCGGCCCAGGAGTGAGCGCGAGCGGCCTCTGCACCGGACCTTCCAGACGCTCGTGCTCACCGTCTGGATTTCACGCCACTGGTCCGCCGAGGAGTTGCTGACCGCCTATGCGGAGAGCGCTCGGTTTGGACAAGGCCTCATCGGTCTCGATGCCGCCGCGCGAAGGTACTTCGGCCAGGAGCCCGAGCGGCTCGCGCTCCACGAAGTCGCGCTGCTCGCGGGCCTGCCCCAATCACCGAGCCGCTATGATCCGCTCCGTCGCCCCGAGGCCGCGCTCCGGCGAAGGGACTTCGTCCTCTCGCGCCTCCTGTCCGCGGGGCTCATCTCCGAGGCCCAGCGCGAGGAGGCTCGGATGCAGCCACTTCCCGTGCCAGCGAAGTGA
- a CDS encoding Kelch repeat-containing protein — translation MHLDTRQYPRGQARRWGLALWALTSLVACGGNGEKTETQAPHTQSATASSALVQAGWQLTGSLLETRQGHTATLLSSGKVLVVGGYKQDAELYEPASGSWTATAKALATRMGHTATLLNNGRVLLAGGMQCSSSSPSAEVYDPAAAQWRATGGLLTCRSHHSAVMLNSGKVLLMGGRTGGGSSTSLSSAELYDPATGTWTATGSLGTARTDFTATLLPSGKVLVVGGTTTNGSLLRSAELYDPATGTWTATGSLGIARGFHSATLLSSGKVLVVGGGGADKAQAASAEVYDPATGAWTATNNRMTEPRRNHSASLLLSSGQVLVAGGYHEYGGIKFSAEVYEPATGAWSTTGVMNVGRYGHTATVLSSGQVLVAGGSSNGNSSSAELYVANAPPPGPREPQPTPIDSNRFTPLSEATEFLYSGPNAVQLGVKPGTLEPHRVAVLRGQVKTRDGSGLEGVRVYIPEHPEYGQTLTRSEGMFDLAVNGGESFTVEYSKEGYLLAQRQVKAGWGSYAWLPEVILLPYDSTKNPITLDGSATSFQVAQGTVSTDQDGSRQATLLFPPDTRASRVLSDGTLEPLSTLTVRATEYTVGPQGPKAMPGELPPASGYTYAVELSVDEVSDAEVRFSKPIYLYVDNFLEFPVGEPVPSGWYDTKAGVWRPSDNGRIVKVLAVSGGLVSLDVTGDGVADTGSALSDLGITDAERQILSTRFSPGKSFWRTPIAHFTAWDLNWPWDFPPGAEKPNQVMVAQKDEEDSDLQCGSIIDCQNQVLGESVGVVGTPYQLNYRSNRVPAFRTAQPIKIPLSGNTLPPGVFSIQLEVEVAGQRHVKSYPATPNLSHTFTWDGKDGFGRPVQGYFPLTVRIGYSYHLVHLSAAGGLSGGPGPLFARFASSDISFNQGAREATLWQTLTTTVGTWIVPTSQLGGWTLDVHHTYDPASQTLYLGNGEQRATGLSSFSNPILTTVVGDGDFGSIGDGAAARSARLWNPHDVAVAPDGTLYIADTFNNRVRRVNTDGIISTLPGSDAYQPRSVAVGPDGSVYVAHSDLHCIRKVLPDGTASTFAGTCGFSSNGSSGDGGPATSARLSYPRGIALGKEGNLYIADFDNDRVRYVTPEGIIHTLAGKPNARGFCGDNGLASAACLNGPWDVAVGKAGDVYVSDSANHRVRRIGSNGRITTVAGTGDDGSLEGISIGDGGPAQQALLSAPKGLALDSEGNLYIADHFSRVRRVDANGIITTYAGQLEASGFSGNGTPALQGKFDSPTGLAVGPDGSCYVSDEWNHSVRRVSYPGAFLRENEAWVPSQDGSELYVFTRKEGRHQRTVDANNTQVVLYEFGYDARGLLTSIKDRNERTTLVERDSTTGRPLGLMAPYDQHTSLEVDANGYLSAIVNPATERVELTHSPEGLLTQLKDARNNSHTYEYTASGRLLKDSNPAGGSKTLTRTTQPDGYTVTVDTALGRRTTYRVQNLSTGEQRRTTTLASGEVSTRELKPDGKTVITSADGTKMTVEEGPDPRLGMQSPYIPLETTTLPSGRTREVKRERSVTLLTQGDIFSPATLSESMTVNGLTTVSTYDAVTRTLSTRSPMGRQSSLTLDSKGRVVRSEVPGLLPTQYVYDNKGRLDFVTQGTRTVDFSYNAQGYLETQTDPLSRVTSMSYDLAGRVETQTLPGNRTVGYGYDDNGNLTSLRPPGRTAHAITYTPGNLEEDYTPPLVLGAATVTTTSKYNLDSQPTTRLYPDGTGFTLLYDDTSSVKKGRLFSMSLVPPSGGRYATRTRQVFYHEGSGYLKDLTDTQGPTVSYVYDGPLATLVTWAGAVNGSVGYGYDKFFRRSSLSINGELFISYGYDDDGLLTKAGSLSLISHPNTGFLSDTILDKVSSRVGYSAYGEVESVTASHNTSSLFSWLVRRDAAGRIYEKEETVQGVTHVQTYVYDPAGRLKDVLEDGVIVSSAEYDENAPGNGNRTALTEAGITRRATYDAQDRLLTYGNTAYTYGANGDLQSKQTGTQLTTYVYDALGNLLSAKLPDGTPVEYVVDAQNRRVGKKVNGVLVQGFLYDGQLHIVAELDGNNQVVSRFVYGSQANVPDYMVKANATYRIFTDHLGSPRLVVDASTGAIAQRLDYDAWGKVLVDTNPGFQPFGFAGGLYDRHTGLTRFGARDYDSETGRWTAKDPIRFAGGDTNLYVYVGNNPIMFTDMSGLEVDTGRLAFLFALGWPWSGNSYWINAHYGRNSQNRTPPRDVAIKEGWEKMSDLKSIYHRHGKGNEHNEKYVSPDGMCEAVYKPDGQLVTDPANLGTYNYSSQLTFWGSVGHGIVDVVPYVLLGNSLQDNTPIWYRLRGAPAAP, via the coding sequence ATGCATCTTGATACCAGACAGTACCCACGAGGACAGGCGCGCAGGTGGGGCCTGGCGCTGTGGGCGTTGACCTCCCTGGTGGCCTGTGGCGGCAATGGGGAAAAGACCGAGACGCAAGCTCCGCACACCCAGAGCGCCACGGCCAGCTCCGCCCTCGTTCAAGCCGGCTGGCAGCTCACCGGCTCGCTGCTCGAGACCCGTCAGGGGCACACCGCCACGCTGCTCTCCTCGGGCAAGGTGCTGGTGGTCGGTGGCTACAAGCAGGATGCCGAGCTGTATGAGCCGGCTTCCGGAAGCTGGACGGCCACCGCCAAGGCGCTCGCCACCCGCATGGGTCACACGGCCACCCTTCTGAACAATGGCCGCGTGCTGCTGGCCGGTGGCATGCAGTGCTCGTCCTCGTCCCCCTCCGCCGAGGTGTATGATCCGGCTGCCGCGCAATGGCGTGCCACGGGGGGCCTGCTGACGTGCCGCAGCCACCACTCCGCCGTCATGCTCAACTCCGGCAAGGTGCTGCTGATGGGTGGTCGCACCGGCGGCGGCTCGAGCACCAGCCTCTCTTCCGCCGAGCTGTATGACCCGGCCACCGGTACCTGGACGGCCACGGGCTCCCTGGGCACCGCCCGCACCGACTTCACCGCCACCTTGCTGCCTTCCGGCAAGGTGCTGGTGGTGGGCGGTACCACTACGAATGGCTCCCTCCTGCGATCCGCCGAGCTGTATGACCCGGCCACCGGTACCTGGACAGCGACGGGCTCGCTGGGCATCGCCCGCGGCTTCCACTCCGCTACCTTGCTGTCTTCCGGCAAGGTACTGGTGGTGGGCGGTGGCGGCGCCGACAAAGCGCAGGCCGCCTCCGCCGAGGTGTATGACCCGGCCACGGGGGCCTGGACGGCCACGAACAACCGCATGACCGAGCCCCGCCGCAACCACAGCGCCAGCCTGTTGCTGTCCTCTGGACAGGTGTTGGTGGCGGGTGGCTACCACGAGTACGGTGGCATCAAGTTCTCCGCCGAGGTGTATGAGCCGGCCACGGGGGCCTGGAGCACCACGGGGGTCATGAACGTGGGCCGCTACGGCCACACCGCCACCGTGCTGTCCTCCGGACAGGTGCTGGTGGCCGGCGGCTCCAGCAATGGCAACTCCTCCTCCGCCGAGCTCTATGTCGCCAACGCTCCGCCCCCCGGTCCCCGCGAGCCGCAGCCCACTCCCATCGATTCCAACCGCTTCACCCCCCTCTCGGAGGCCACGGAGTTCCTCTACTCCGGCCCCAACGCGGTTCAGCTGGGCGTGAAGCCCGGCACGCTGGAGCCCCACCGTGTCGCGGTGCTGCGCGGTCAGGTGAAGACGCGCGATGGCTCCGGCCTGGAGGGGGTGCGCGTCTACATTCCGGAGCACCCCGAGTATGGTCAAACCCTCACGCGCTCCGAGGGCATGTTCGACCTGGCCGTCAACGGCGGGGAGTCCTTCACTGTCGAGTACTCCAAGGAGGGCTACCTGCTCGCGCAGCGCCAGGTGAAGGCCGGCTGGGGCAGCTATGCGTGGCTGCCCGAGGTCATCCTCCTTCCCTACGACTCGACGAAGAACCCCATCACCCTCGATGGTTCCGCCACCAGCTTCCAGGTGGCTCAGGGGACTGTCTCCACGGACCAGGACGGCTCGCGTCAGGCCACCCTCCTCTTCCCTCCCGACACCCGGGCGTCGAGGGTGCTGTCCGATGGCACCCTGGAGCCCTTGAGCACCCTGACCGTGCGAGCCACCGAGTACACCGTGGGTCCCCAGGGTCCCAAGGCCATGCCGGGCGAGCTGCCTCCCGCCAGCGGCTACACCTACGCGGTGGAGCTCAGCGTGGACGAGGTCTCCGATGCCGAGGTGCGCTTCTCCAAGCCCATCTACCTCTACGTCGACAACTTCCTCGAGTTCCCCGTTGGCGAGCCCGTCCCCTCCGGCTGGTATGACACGAAGGCCGGGGTGTGGCGTCCTTCCGACAATGGCCGCATCGTCAAGGTGCTCGCGGTGTCCGGGGGCCTGGTCTCCCTGGACGTCACGGGTGACGGTGTCGCCGACACGGGCAGTGCGCTGTCGGACCTCGGTATCACCGACGCCGAGCGCCAGATCCTCTCCACGCGCTTCTCTCCGGGCAAGAGCTTCTGGCGGACCCCCATCGCCCACTTCACCGCCTGGGATCTGAACTGGCCCTGGGACTTCCCCCCGGGCGCCGAGAAGCCCAATCAGGTAATGGTGGCCCAGAAGGACGAGGAGGACTCCGATCTGCAGTGTGGCTCCATCATTGACTGCCAGAACCAGGTGCTCGGTGAGTCCGTCGGAGTGGTGGGCACGCCCTACCAGCTGAACTACCGCAGCAACCGGGTGCCCGCCTTCCGCACCGCTCAGCCCATCAAGATTCCGCTGAGCGGCAACACGCTGCCCCCTGGCGTCTTCTCCATCCAGCTGGAGGTGGAAGTGGCCGGGCAGCGCCACGTCAAGTCCTACCCCGCCACCCCCAACCTGAGCCACACCTTCACGTGGGATGGCAAGGATGGTTTCGGCCGTCCGGTCCAGGGCTACTTTCCGCTGACCGTCCGCATCGGCTATTCCTATCACCTCGTCCATCTGTCGGCCGCGGGCGGCCTTTCCGGCGGGCCGGGTCCCCTGTTCGCCCGTTTCGCCTCGTCGGACATCTCCTTCAACCAAGGGGCGCGCGAGGCAACGCTCTGGCAGACGCTCACCACCACGGTGGGCACGTGGATCGTTCCCACCTCGCAGTTGGGGGGATGGACGCTTGACGTGCACCACACGTATGACCCCGCCTCCCAGACGCTGTATCTGGGCAATGGGGAGCAGCGCGCCACCGGACTGTCTTCATTCAGCAATCCCATCCTCACCACGGTCGTGGGGGACGGTGACTTCGGCAGCATTGGCGACGGGGCCGCCGCCCGGTCGGCCCGGCTGTGGAATCCCCATGATGTCGCCGTTGCTCCGGACGGCACGCTCTACATCGCCGACACCTTCAACAACCGCGTGCGCCGGGTCAACACCGACGGCATCATCTCCACGCTGCCCGGCAGCGATGCGTACCAGCCGCGCTCCGTCGCAGTGGGGCCGGACGGCAGCGTCTACGTCGCCCACTCCGACCTGCACTGCATCCGCAAGGTGCTGCCCGACGGCACCGCGTCCACCTTCGCCGGGACCTGCGGCTTCTCCAGCAATGGTTCCTCCGGTGACGGGGGCCCCGCCACCAGCGCGCGCCTGAGCTACCCGCGGGGCATCGCCCTGGGCAAGGAGGGCAATCTCTACATCGCCGACTTCGACAACGACCGGGTGCGCTACGTCACCCCCGAGGGAATCATCCATACCCTCGCGGGCAAGCCGAATGCGCGCGGCTTCTGTGGCGACAATGGTCTGGCCTCGGCGGCGTGTCTCAATGGCCCCTGGGACGTGGCCGTGGGCAAGGCGGGCGATGTGTACGTGTCCGACAGCGCCAACCACCGCGTGCGCCGCATTGGCTCCAACGGCCGCATCACCACCGTGGCGGGCACGGGGGACGACGGCTCCCTGGAGGGCATCAGCATTGGCGATGGAGGGCCCGCCCAGCAGGCGCTGCTCTCCGCTCCCAAGGGACTGGCGCTCGATTCCGAGGGCAACCTCTACATCGCCGACCATTTCTCGCGCGTGCGCCGGGTGGATGCCAATGGCATCATCACCACCTACGCGGGCCAGTTGGAGGCGAGCGGCTTCAGCGGAAATGGCACGCCAGCCCTCCAGGGCAAGTTCGACTCCCCCACGGGATTGGCCGTCGGTCCGGATGGTTCGTGCTACGTGAGCGACGAGTGGAACCACAGCGTGCGCCGCGTGAGCTATCCCGGTGCGTTCCTACGTGAGAACGAGGCGTGGGTCCCCTCCCAGGATGGCAGCGAGCTGTATGTCTTCACGCGGAAGGAGGGCCGCCACCAGCGCACGGTGGACGCCAACAACACCCAGGTGGTGCTGTACGAGTTCGGCTATGACGCGCGGGGGCTGCTGACGTCCATCAAGGACAGGAATGAACGCACCACCCTGGTGGAGCGCGACAGCACCACGGGCCGGCCGCTGGGGCTGATGGCTCCGTACGATCAGCACACATCGCTGGAGGTGGATGCCAATGGCTACCTGTCGGCCATCGTCAACCCGGCCACCGAGCGGGTGGAACTGACGCACTCGCCCGAGGGCCTGCTCACGCAGTTGAAGGACGCGCGCAACAACTCGCACACCTACGAGTACACGGCCTCGGGACGGCTGCTGAAGGATTCCAACCCGGCGGGCGGCTCCAAGACGCTCACCCGCACGACCCAGCCGGATGGGTACACGGTCACGGTGGACACCGCCCTGGGCCGACGCACCACCTACCGGGTGCAGAACCTCTCCACGGGAGAGCAGCGGCGCACCACCACCCTGGCCTCGGGTGAGGTGTCGACCCGCGAGCTCAAGCCCGATGGCAAGACCGTCATCACTAGCGCTGACGGGACGAAGATGACGGTGGAGGAAGGCCCGGACCCTCGCCTGGGCATGCAGTCCCCGTACATTCCTTTGGAAACCACCACGCTGCCCAGTGGTCGCACTCGGGAAGTGAAGCGCGAACGCTCGGTGACGCTGCTGACGCAAGGTGACATCTTCAGCCCCGCCACCCTCTCCGAATCGATGACCGTGAATGGTCTGACCACGGTGTCTACCTATGATGCGGTCACGCGCACCCTCTCCACGAGGAGCCCAATGGGCAGGCAGTCCTCCCTCACCCTGGATTCGAAGGGGAGGGTGGTGCGCAGTGAGGTGCCGGGGCTCTTGCCGACGCAGTACGTCTATGACAACAAAGGACGGCTGGACTTCGTGACTCAAGGAACGCGTACCGTCGACTTTTCCTACAACGCGCAGGGCTACCTGGAGACCCAGACAGATCCGCTGTCTCGCGTCACCAGCATGTCCTATGATCTGGCCGGTAGGGTGGAGACGCAAACGCTGCCAGGCAACAGGACCGTCGGGTACGGGTATGATGACAATGGCAATCTCACGTCGCTGAGGCCGCCGGGTCGGACGGCCCACGCCATCACCTATACGCCCGGAAACCTGGAAGAGGACTACACTCCGCCTCTGGTGCTTGGTGCCGCTACCGTCACGACGACCTCGAAATACAACCTCGACAGCCAGCCCACCACGCGGCTGTACCCGGACGGGACGGGATTCACCCTCCTCTACGATGACACGTCCAGTGTCAAAAAGGGCCGCTTGTTCTCCATGAGCCTGGTTCCACCCTCGGGCGGGAGGTACGCCACTCGGACACGTCAAGTCTTCTATCATGAGGGAAGCGGATACCTGAAGGACCTCACCGACACCCAAGGCCCCACTGTCAGCTACGTCTACGATGGTCCACTCGCGACCCTGGTCACCTGGGCGGGAGCCGTCAATGGAAGCGTCGGATATGGCTATGACAAATTCTTCCGGCGCTCGTCTCTTTCCATCAATGGAGAGCTGTTCATCTCCTATGGCTATGACGACGATGGATTGCTGACGAAGGCGGGGTCGCTCAGCCTCATCAGCCATCCCAACACGGGATTTCTCTCAGACACGATCCTCGACAAGGTGTCCTCGCGCGTGGGTTATAGCGCTTACGGAGAGGTGGAGTCCGTGACCGCGTCCCACAACACCTCGTCGCTCTTCTCCTGGCTCGTGCGGCGAGACGCCGCCGGGCGCATCTACGAGAAGGAGGAGACCGTCCAAGGGGTGACCCACGTCCAGACCTACGTCTATGACCCCGCTGGACGGCTGAAGGACGTACTGGAAGATGGCGTCATCGTCTCGTCCGCTGAGTATGATGAGAATGCTCCGGGCAACGGCAACCGGACGGCATTGACCGAGGCGGGCATCACCCGTAGGGCCACCTATGACGCACAGGACAGGCTGTTGACGTATGGGAACACGGCCTATACCTATGGTGCGAATGGCGATCTGCAATCCAAGCAGACGGGGACCCAGCTCACGACCTACGTCTACGATGCCTTGGGTAACCTCCTCTCCGCCAAGCTTCCGGATGGCACCCCGGTGGAGTATGTCGTCGACGCGCAGAACCGCCGTGTGGGCAAGAAGGTCAATGGTGTGCTCGTCCAGGGCTTCTTGTATGACGGGCAGTTGCATATCGTCGCGGAACTGGATGGAAACAACCAGGTGGTGAGCCGGTTCGTGTATGGCTCTCAGGCCAACGTTCCAGACTACATGGTGAAGGCCAATGCTACCTACCGCATCTTCACCGACCATCTGGGCAGCCCGCGGTTGGTGGTGGATGCGAGCACTGGAGCCATCGCGCAGCGTCTGGACTATGACGCTTGGGGTAAGGTGCTCGTCGACACCAATCCTGGCTTCCAGCCCTTTGGTTTCGCCGGTGGACTCTACGACAGGCACACGGGCCTCACCCGCTTCGGCGCCCGGGACTATGATTCCGAGACTGGCAGGTGGACGGCCAAGGATCCCATCCGGTTCGCAGGCGGAGACACCAACCTGTACGTGTACGTGGGCAACAACCCCATCATGTTCACGGACATGTCGGGCCTCGAAGTGGATACTGGACGGCTGGCGTTTCTGTTTGCGTTGGGGTGGCCTTGGTCCGGAAATTCGTATTGGATCAATGCTCATTACGGCCGGAATAGCCAGAATAGGACTCCTCCTCGTGACGTCGCTATCAAGGAGGGCTGGGAGAAAATGTCAGATTTGAAGTCCATCTATCATCGACATGGAAAGGGAAATGAGCACAACGAGAAGTATGTTTCGCCAGATGGTATGTGTGAGGCTGTGTACAAACCGGATGGTCAGCTCGTGACAGATCCAGCCAATCTGGGAACGTATAACTACTCCTCGCAACTTACGTTCTGGGGCTCGGTTGGACATGGGATCGTGGATGTGGTGCCATACGTCCTATTGGGGAACTCGTTGCAAGACAACACGCCGATTTGGTACCGGTTGCGCGGAGCTCCAGCGGCCCCTTGA
- a CDS encoding DUF4215 domain-containing protein, giving the protein MSVLVISATLVACGSHELPWRDAEEVGELPQPLVATCGNKSLEEGETCDDGNLVNGDGCSFVCRLETPRAAAGEAYTLIQRDDGSVWTWGANSGGQLGDGTTAYRLASAPVDFSNGMVVKRVAAGGSHALAVLSDKTLWAWGRNGDGQLGVGSTTSSFSPVKVPGRTGVEVVAMAASTFNSAAVLSDGKVLTWGYNAYGQLGNGSTTDQSSPVEVSALSDIKGVSVGKYHMLALRSGGTVWAWGFNGSGQLGLGSGSNTQYNTPQQAAVLKGVASVSAGDSHSLALRWDGTVWAWGQNNQGQLGIGSFTDRPSPVQVPRLTGVVEVAAGQFHALALRLDGTVWAWGFNGSGQLGDGTTLSRSSPVQVPGLTGVVSVAAGDGHSVAVLSDGRVYTWGRNSAGQLGDGSQDALPHPTPGQALLPFVCGNHRLEPEEQCDDGNSINGDGCSALCLAESGSSLCGDGIKAAAEACDDGNLVNGDGCSFVCRLETPRLVAGAKFTLFQKNDGKLWAWGHNFSGQLGDDSTVNRLTPVSVSTASLTDVKNVAAGGFHSLALGSDGKLWSWGSNSLSQLGVSRDTLGSRASPALVSGVSGVVAVAAGETHSLVVLSNGKVSAWGYNGYGQIGDGCSPVPTFYCSSPTEPTNLFSILGVAAGQNHSLALRSDGTVWAWGRNNSGQLGDGSLVDRTRPVQVARLNRVVSVVAGLYHSLALRSDGTVWAWGDNGSGQLGDGTYFGQMLPVQVPGLSGVVAVAAGGRHSLALRADGTVWAWGYNSNGQIGDGSDASIIYRPSPVKVLFSSQDVVMGVAAGDTHSVAVLSGGRVRTWGQNDSGQLGYATNNTDRSTPGEVTLP; this is encoded by the coding sequence TTGAGCGTCCTGGTAATCTCGGCCACGCTCGTCGCTTGTGGGTCCCATGAGTTGCCATGGCGGGACGCCGAGGAGGTGGGCGAATTGCCGCAGCCGCTCGTCGCGACGTGTGGCAACAAATCCCTCGAGGAGGGTGAGACGTGTGATGACGGCAACCTCGTCAACGGCGATGGCTGCAGCTTCGTCTGCCGGCTGGAGACTCCGCGTGCCGCGGCGGGGGAAGCATACACCCTGATCCAGCGGGACGACGGCTCCGTGTGGACATGGGGCGCCAACTCCGGTGGCCAACTGGGTGATGGCACCACGGCCTATCGTCTGGCTTCGGCGCCCGTGGATTTCTCGAATGGCATGGTGGTGAAGCGCGTGGCCGCTGGTGGCTCCCACGCATTGGCCGTGCTCTCCGACAAGACGCTGTGGGCCTGGGGCCGCAATGGCGACGGCCAGCTCGGTGTCGGCTCGACCACCAGCAGCTTCTCCCCGGTGAAGGTCCCAGGCAGGACTGGAGTGGAAGTGGTGGCCATGGCCGCCTCCACATTCAATTCCGCGGCGGTGCTTTCGGATGGAAAGGTGCTGACCTGGGGATACAACGCTTACGGCCAGTTGGGTAACGGCTCCACCACCGACCAATCCTCCCCCGTGGAGGTGTCGGCCCTCTCCGACATCAAGGGCGTCTCCGTTGGCAAGTACCACATGCTGGCGCTGCGCTCGGGCGGCACGGTGTGGGCCTGGGGCTTCAATGGCAGCGGCCAGCTCGGCTTGGGCTCGGGCAGCAACACCCAATACAACACCCCGCAGCAGGCGGCGGTACTCAAGGGGGTCGCGTCGGTATCCGCCGGCGATTCCCACTCGCTGGCGCTGCGTTGGGATGGCACCGTGTGGGCCTGGGGCCAGAACAACCAAGGCCAGCTCGGCATTGGTTCGTTCACCGACCGCCCCTCGCCGGTGCAGGTGCCTAGACTGACAGGCGTGGTGGAGGTGGCCGCCGGCCAGTTCCACGCGCTGGCGCTGCGCCTGGACGGAACCGTGTGGGCCTGGGGCTTCAATGGCAGCGGCCAGCTGGGCGATGGCACCACTCTCAGTCGCTCCTCTCCCGTACAGGTGCCGGGCCTGACGGGAGTCGTGTCCGTGGCCGCTGGCGACGGCCACTCCGTGGCGGTGCTTTCGGACGGCAGGGTCTACACCTGGGGGAGAAACAGCGCGGGACAGCTCGGTGATGGCTCCCAGGACGCCCTTCCCCACCCCACGCCTGGACAGGCCCTGCTGCCCTTCGTGTGCGGCAACCATCGCCTCGAGCCCGAGGAGCAGTGCGATGATGGCAACTCCATCAATGGAGATGGCTGCTCGGCCCTGTGCCTCGCCGAGTCGGGTTCTTCCCTGTGTGGCGACGGAATCAAGGCCGCGGCGGAAGCGTGCGACGACGGCAACCTCGTCAACGGCGATGGCTGCAGCTTCGTCTGCCGGCTGGAGACTCCACGTCTCGTGGCGGGCGCCAAGTTCACCCTGTTCCAGAAGAACGACGGCAAGCTGTGGGCCTGGGGCCACAACTTCAGTGGCCAGCTCGGTGATGACTCCACGGTCAATCGCCTGACTCCGGTGTCCGTGTCCACCGCTTCACTGACGGATGTGAAGAACGTGGCTGCTGGCGGCTTCCACTCCCTGGCCCTGGGGTCTGACGGGAAGCTGTGGTCCTGGGGCTCCAATTCCCTCAGCCAGCTCGGTGTCAGCAGGGACACGCTCGGTTCGCGCGCGTCTCCGGCGCTGGTGTCGGGCGTGTCGGGCGTGGTGGCCGTGGCCGCTGGTGAAACCCACTCCCTGGTGGTGCTGTCGAATGGGAAGGTCAGTGCCTGGGGCTACAACGGCTACGGTCAGATCGGTGATGGTTGCTCCCCCGTTCCCACCTTCTATTGCTCCTCTCCGACGGAGCCCACGAATCTCTTCTCCATTCTGGGCGTGGCCGCCGGTCAGAATCATTCGTTGGCACTGCGCTCGGACGGAACCGTGTGGGCCTGGGGCCGCAATAACAGCGGCCAGCTCGGCGATGGCTCGCTGGTCGATCGCACCAGGCCGGTGCAGGTGGCCAGGCTCAATCGGGTGGTGTCGGTGGTTGCCGGCCTCTACCACTCACTGGCGCTGCGCTCGGACGGAACCGTGTGGGCCTGGGGTGACAATGGCAGCGGCCAGCTCGGTGACGGCACCTACTTCGGCCAGATGTTGCCCGTGCAGGTGCCGGGCCTGAGTGGCGTGGTGGCGGTGGCGGCGGGTGGCAGGCACTCGCTGGCGCTGCGCGCGGACGGCACCGTCTGGGCCTGGGGCTACAACAGCAACGGTCAGATTGGCGATGGCTCCGACGCTTCCATCATCTATCGCCCCTCCCCCGTGAAGGTGTTGTTCTCTTCGCAGGACGTGGTCATGGGCGTGGCCGCTGGCGACACCCACTCCGTGGCGGTGCTCTCGGGCGGGAGGGTTCGCACCTGGGGTCAGAACGACTCCGGCCAGCTCGGTTACGCCACCAACAACACGGACCGCTCCACTCCCGGGGAGGTGACGCTCCCGTAG
- a CDS encoding PEGA domain-containing protein produces MKKLATMVLAGAVSLSVGCATLLAEKTNSIPIQSSPTHADVYIDGIKRGRTPLTLQLDPRRSYTLVFKKEGLEDKVFDLRNQVGVGWVILDVLLGVFPVIVDTGTGAWHSLEPSSVKVAMLPPGEDAPAGDALPGVPQQGVEQGPPPEAATPTPPTDSNSVNCNLAGTAEWKSASAIQKKKLLEECRRQQGAR; encoded by the coding sequence ATGAAGAAGCTCGCAACGATGGTCCTGGCTGGTGCCGTGTCTCTTTCAGTGGGCTGCGCGACGCTGCTCGCGGAGAAGACCAACTCCATCCCCATCCAGTCCTCTCCGACCCATGCTGACGTCTACATCGACGGCATCAAGCGCGGGCGCACGCCGCTGACGCTCCAGTTGGATCCCCGGCGCTCCTACACGCTCGTCTTCAAGAAGGAGGGGCTGGAGGACAAGGTGTTCGACCTGCGCAACCAGGTGGGGGTGGGCTGGGTCATCCTCGATGTGCTCCTGGGCGTCTTCCCCGTCATCGTCGACACGGGCACGGGCGCGTGGCACTCGCTCGAGCCTTCCTCGGTGAAGGTCGCCATGCTGCCGCCCGGAGAGGATGCCCCGGCTGGGGATGCGCTCCCGGGCGTTCCCCAGCAAGGCGTGGAGCAGGGTCCTCCACCCGAGGCGGCGACTCCCACTCCGCCCACGGACTCCAACTCGGTGAACTGCAACCTGGCGGGCACCGCGGAGTGGAAGAGCGCGTCCGCCATCCAGAAGAAGAAGCTGCTCGAGGAGTGCAGGCGTCAGCAGGGCGCGCGGTAG